Genomic window (Maylandia zebra isolate NMK-2024a linkage group LG11, Mzebra_GT3a, whole genome shotgun sequence):
GACACATCGGAAGTGGTCCAACAGCCAGTACAGAGGAAATTTAGCAAGGTTGTCACCCACACTGTTTTTCTGATGTGGTCTGGCATATGATTTGCTTCTTACATTTAGTATGGGTGTTAAGACACAAAATGTGCATCGCAAaccagtttcttttttaatatatagATGCCAAAGATGTTCTCACATTGTATTTTATGCTGAGATAATGTTTGTGAGGGTTGAACCAAACTGTGATTGAGCTGTTTGTACAGTTTATCGTACAGTTAAACTCACTGGAGTTTGGACTTCATGTGCAAACAAAGCACTTGTAACCAACTTATTGGCTGCCAAGTACAACAACTAACACAATTACACTTTTATTAATGAGATTAAATTCTAATGAATATCATAAACGCCCCAAAAGTGCTGAGCTGAGTACTTTAAAGTGTCTTAATTTGTCATAGATCAGCATGCAATTAAGTATGATATGTAATCTGGAGTATTTATtcgtttaaaaaaacatgaatataATCTGCACAGATTATATTTAACAATATAAAGTTAGAGGCGTTGTCAAGGATTTCCTTGCTTGTTGAGTTTTTTAATCATAAAGTCAATTAAATGGATTTGATTGTGTCAATATTTCTTAAAATAAACTCAACGTATGTAGTAACAATATGAAGGAACAAGTGTTTGACAGGCAAACAGAATAGCCAAAAGGAAAACCTACATTTTTGCGTGTGATGTTCACTTTACATGAGCAGAAATTATTTTGGTTAACAAACAAAGTTATTTTTGATAgaatttgtaaatatttttttaaccgCACTTCTTCATAATCTACTTTTTAATTCAATACTCTTCCCATATTTGCATCTTCATCATCCCAGTTCTCGTTTTCCGCCGTAATGATGTTGCTGTTGCACTCCTGCGCTCAAAACGCCAACAGTTCCGTCAGGACATGAAGTCAGCGTTTTATTGATTGTCAAATTCCCCGCCTACCGGAGACAGCACTGAAAACATCGCTTTTCCTCCAGAAAGGTGAGCTCAGATCACCTTTTGCGCTTTGTTGGGGAGGTTTTCCTGCACGCGGAGGCGGAAGACACTTGCACCTGCGAGATGAAACTAACTAAAACTTTCGCGGAGTTTCAGCTGGGCTGGCCTCACATGCATTACGTCTTTGTTgtgctctgtgtttttgtcgTGGTTTATAAATTAACAATTCTACTTGCGAAAAGAAGGGAAGCACTGCGGAACTTCCAAGCTTTTCCGGGGCCGCCGCCACACTGGCTGTTTGGACATGTTCTGGAGGTAACTGTCTCAACACACTCGCAGCAGCTGTAACATCTGTAACCGTCCAGTAAAGCTGACCACACCATGTTGGAGAACACCATTCTgcaaacagagacacacagttGACAGCGTGTAAAGTCTGCCTGCTGTGATGTGTTTCAGTTGtactttttctctttcagttTAAACAAGATGGGACCGATATGGACAAGGTAGTGAAATGGGGACAGGAGTACTCATATGTTTTCCCAATCTGGTTTGGCCCCTTTCTCAGTATCATCATTATTCAGCATCCAGATTATGCAAAAACTATCCTGACATCATCAGGTATGAGAAATATTTTGCATAGTTGTTGTGTTGATGCACATTTATAACTGTGTAGTAAAGTTAAAGGTCCCTAAcaccatttttatttgttttgtttcctaaCAGAGCCAAAAGATGATTTTGCCTACCGTTTTGTGGAGGGTTGGATTGGTAAGGCTCATTTTTCTCCCTTCTACAGCATTTTGTTAAAGTGCagagttgtttgttttgctgctttCCTCACTCATGCACATGTTCTTCAGGAAATGGGTTGTTGGTGTCAGAAGGTCAGAAGTGGTTCCGTCAAAGAAGGCTCTTAACACCAGGTTTCCATTATGATGTTTTGAAACCATACGTAAAATTGATGTCAGAGTCTGCTGAGACTATGTTGGTACGTTGAAGACAATTTAGTTGCATAAttgataaataaaatcaaagtcgTGATGTGTTGGTCAGCACGTGTCAGTAAATATCATAGAAGTAAAGCAGGAGCAGTGTCTGTATCCTGCAGAGAGATCACATCTTGACAGGGGATTTCTAAGAGAGAAGGTAGGAACGAAGATTGACTAGACAGAGAGCAAGGAAGTGAGGAAAAACAGGATGATACAGAAGTGTTTAACGTGCATGAACTAGTTACACTGTTAGGAGAGAGACCCATACTAAAAATTTACGTAACTATGTTATGCGACACAGGTGCATGCAAAACCGTGCTAAATCAAAAACCTAATAACCTGAAATTTTCAAAAGAGACCCTGATAGTTAAGTCTGCATCAGGTCACACTAGTGTAAAATCTCTAACAGAAGGGCTACTGCTAGTGCATAGAGAAAGTGGCAAGAGCTGTAAAAACCAATGTATATACGATCCATCCTGTCCAGTCAACCTCCTAGGGAGAGACAGCatggaaaaattaaaaattggcGTAGTTCTAGGACCACAAGGCGTGCACGCAGAATTAATGTTAAACTATGAAGAGGTAGAAGAAGAGGGACAGATTAATTATAGCAGTGCGGGAAAAGGAGTGTCCCACTACTATTAGACTCTAGACCTTCCACCATTAGAGCCTCTACAGAGGTGGCAGAGAAGTATTTGCCACCAGACTCCCGACCACTTGCTTTTGATGAGTATCACAACACCCTAAGATTTAAACAAAGATCCTTCATATGACACACAAATTCACAGATTAGGCCCACAGAAGCTTACCTTGCAGCACCTCTATGTAACTAAAAGTGGCAATGCTGTGTGCTCAgtgatacaaacagaaaaagtaCAGGAACTGAGTAGAATGCCAAAACGACGCGTGTCTGTAGCACgaaatgaaaacacagattGGAGGGAGTTAGGTCACGTTTTGACTCAAGTTGAAAGAGACAGAtatgaaaaaaactgaagaaacacatgaaggatgGCTTCAGGGTCGTAGAACAGGATGCATGAGGTACACATTAGGATGGGTACTTACGACACAGCCAGCAACTCATCTATCCAGCTCGAAGGACCAATTTAAATGACTGGGGATTTCTAAGAATCACCCCACAGTTCTTCAGCTGTGACGcctgagttagaaaacacaaacactgcagttgTCTTTACTCGCGAGGATGGTCACAGAGCGCTCGTACTCGCAAGAGGCACTCACGGACTTGCGCTCTGTCACTGTCTGCGTTCTTTGTTTATACAAGCTTGTGTGTGTACAAAGGTAACAAAGTTATTCCAAGAACTTAGAGCTGAGGTTCCCCTTTTCTAAGTCTGTATGTTCTTAGAAAAGAGGAAGCTGTTAGTTGCTAAATAAGTTTATCACACAAGAGTTCATGTAAAAAGTTACGTAGACATGTGGATTGCTTAGTGATCAATACAAAACACATTTCATGTAGCTGATCATGCTATGTACAATTTTCTTCTGACACATCTGTTCTCTCATTGTTGGCAGGATAAGTGGGAAAGTTATGCAAGCACAAATGAGCCTTTTGAATTGTTTAAACACATGAGCCTCATGACACTGGACAGCATTATGAAGTGTGCCTTCAGCTGCTACAGCAACTGTCAGACAGAGGGGTGAGCCCAGATGAATCTTTTTAAAGAGTCATTTACAGTGTCAGTTTTCTGTTGAGTCTTTGGTTGTTGTAAATCTGCATTTAATGTTTGCCTCCTTTGTCATTTCAGTGGAACAAATGCATACATCAAAGCAGTTTATGACCTCAGTTTTCTAATTGACCTTCGGCTCAGAATGTTTCCGTACCACAGTGACCTCATTTTCCACCTTAGCCCACATGGTTTCAGATACAGAAAAGCACGTCAGGTGGCCCTCAGTCATACAGGTAAGCTTTGCTTTGATTCATCTGAACCGTTGCCAAAAATCAGTGTCAGACCTACAAATGCTtacattttatattcttttctAAAGAGGAAGTTATAAGAAAGAGGCAAGAAGCACTAAAGGAAGAGAAGGAGCTTGGACAAATACAGGCAAAGAGATAtttggactttctggacatccTTCTCTTTGCAAGAGTATGTTATGTGTCATCAGTTTCAGCCTCTTACTTCAACACATTTCCCATTGTAGGATTTGCTTAATGTATAGGCAAGTCACAAACTGGGGTTTTCCTGCATAAAGGTCATACAGAAAATAAGGCAAGTGCCAACTTGAGATCGTGTCAGATATCTGAAGTACTGGCCTAAAGCTGAAATAGCATATGCATGCAGCAAATAAGCAAAGATGCATGCTGTTGCCAAGCTGCATGTTAATGTCCTCTGACACAAAGACGATGATCAGCCTTTTCATTCTCGTGAGCAGCAACCTGAATAAAAAATCTCTTTTGTGTAGAGAATGATCAACACTGGTTAGTGTTTTGCCCAGTTTCTTTCCCAAAAACTTCTCTAAACGGCAGCTTGTAGAGGCTGTTCAGCTAGCATGTTTATTCTCTTAGTAGACTTAGCTTTCGTGACATGGGTTCAgtttaaaacacattaaaacgCATAAAATGATccaatttttattaattttttattttcgtGCATTTTAACTGAAAATCACACAAATTGAAAAATCTTATTTATATCACTTAAACACATAATTGTGTAATAACTgtataatattaatataatcAACCGATAATGAAAGAATAGAAAGAATCCTTCCTTTATGAGTATATCATAGCAAATTGTTGTCCTTGGCAGgaaaaattaaaatcaataatTAACTGCATGGCAGGTGtttgcttaaaaaacaaacaattagtGCTTTATATGGTTTAAGAAGAACAGCGGACCTTGATACTTGGCTGCTGAATAAATCCCCAATTTTATAAAGGTATCTGTATAAGGATGAATGTTATCCAGCTAAAGCTGAGTTGAAGTCGGGTGATGAAGTAATATAATGAGCCTGAGCAGCAAAAGTAACAAAGCACTTTTATTGAGAAGCCCAGTTAGAGTATAGTGCAGTCCATTCTGTCTTTCATCAACTGTAAATATCCTTTATTTCAACGCCAGGATGAGAACCAGCAGGGTCTGTCAGATGAAGATATGCGGGCAGAAGTGGACACCTTCATGTTTGAGGGCCATGACACCACAGCCAGTGGCCTGTCTTTCATCCTCTACTGTCTGGCCTGCAACCCAGAACATCAGAAGATTTGCAGGAAGGAGATTATGGAGGCCTTGCATGACAAGGAAACCATGGAGTGGTAGGCTTGTGAAAGGACAACATTGCAATAGGGAGACAAGTTGGTGCCATTCTGTGGTACCAAAACTTTATTAGGAGACATATAAACAAGATTTCTTATTAGTTGACTTCACTAACACTGCATGTTGGTCTCATTTTAAGGGAGGATCTCAGTAAAATCCCATACACTACAATGTGCATAAAAGAAGCTCTCCGCCTTTACCCCCCTGTACCAGGAATTTCCAGAAAAACCACCAAAACTGTAACCTTTTGTGATGGGAGAACAGTGCCTGCAGGTCAGTGATTTTACTCTGTTGTTATTATCAAAGAGTAAACATTAAATGTCTTCACTTAATAATGCTTTTGGAATCATTTCATGCCACATGGTAAACACAAACTCTTAACCGACGTTGTTTGTCTTTACATACATAAATGACTTTTCTTTACGATTCAATAAAGGACCTATATTGACTTATTACTTATTACTTTATTATTCTACAAGGGTATATTGGTATTATTTGATTGTATTGTCACATACAGCATCTTTTCTATAAACTAGTATAAATCTCTTAAACGTGTGGCGTAATTGCTTTGTCAGTTCTTCATTCTTCCAAATTGAAGTATTTAAATGTTGGCACCAGATTATTATCATATACATTATATGGGCAGAAAGTACACCGCCGCCTACACATTACACTCACTGGAACTGCTCAGCCATGGGAATCCATGAGCCATGAAGCTCCAggcacacagtttttgtgctgatgttgatgccagaggaggTTTAGAGCTCTGCAGTTACTGAGTCAGCAGAGCGTTGGAGATTTTTATGCACTCTGCAACCTCACTGTACAGAATGGTGCACATCAGTTTAATGTTGGTTTTTGCTACAATAGTTATCCTtggtcagaaggagaggctgacatccagggagTAGATTGTAAgaggtggagtttatttacaCTCAGACTGATGGTACAAGGAGATATGACATGGTgtaggaggatgtggaggggtgatatggtgtggtttctgCGATCaagaacaggaaatactttAGAACATGAATTAAGATTAAACGGTAATAAAGCTGGCcacaaattcctccacaacaaaTCTGCTAAGGCAGTGCATCAACCTGATACTGCTTCTTAAGAGCAATCACATTTATTAAAACACTACCCAAAATGGGCCACAAGAtggcactccaacacaagagatgaaATATTTATATTGAGGCAGTTGTTCAGTAGCCA
Coding sequences:
- the LOC101465364 gene encoding cytochrome P450 4B1 isoform X2, with product MKLTKTFAEFQLGWPHMHYVFVVLCVFVVVYKLTILLAKRREALRNFQAFPGPPPHWLFGHVLEFKQDGTDMDKVVKWGQEYSYVFPIWFGPFLSIIIIQHPDYAKTILTSSEPKDDFAYRFVEGWIGNGLLVSEGQKWFRQRRLLTPGFHYDVLKPYVKLMSESAETMLDKWESYASTNEPFELFKHMSLMTLDSIMKCAFSCYSNCQTEGGTNAYIKAVYDLSFLIDLRLRMFPYHSDLIFHLSPHGFRYRKARQVALSHTEEVIRKRQEALKEEKELGQIQAKRYLDFLDILLFARDENQQGLSDEDMRAEVDTFMFEGHDTTASGLSFILYCLACNPEHQKICRKEIMEALHDKETMEWEDLSKIPYTTMCIKEALRLYPPVPGISRKTTKTVTFCDGRTVPAALPSSLISP
- the LOC101465364 gene encoding cytochrome P450 4B1 isoform X1, with translation MKLTKTFAEFQLGWPHMHYVFVVLCVFVVVYKLTILLAKRREALRNFQAFPGPPPHWLFGHVLEFKQDGTDMDKVVKWGQEYSYVFPIWFGPFLSIIIIQHPDYAKTILTSSEPKDDFAYRFVEGWIGNGLLVSEGQKWFRQRRLLTPGFHYDVLKPYVKLMSESAETMLDKWESYASTNEPFELFKHMSLMTLDSIMKCAFSCYSNCQTEGGTNAYIKAVYDLSFLIDLRLRMFPYHSDLIFHLSPHGFRYRKARQVALSHTEEVIRKRQEALKEEKELGQIQAKRYLDFLDILLFARDENQQGLSDEDMRAEVDTFMFEGHDTTASGLSFILYCLACNPEHQKICRKEIMEALHDKETMEWEDLSKIPYTTMCIKEALRLYPPVPGISRKTTKTVTFCDGRTVPAGSVVGIGVFGIHRNASVWENPNVFDPLRFLPENIAKRSPHAFVPFSAGPRNCIGQNFAMNEMKVVTALTLKRYQLIAEPTMKPKIIPRLVLRSLNGIHIKIKPLET